A region from the Cannabis sativa cultivar Pink pepper isolate KNU-18-1 chromosome 9, ASM2916894v1, whole genome shotgun sequence genome encodes:
- the LOC115724030 gene encoding putative disease resistance protein At3g14460 isoform X1: MAELVISAVISASFDFLLKRVASPYLKEFLKENESSVVSERLFKLKSMLNCLAAVRFEVENKRIKNPAVEKWLDDLLDAIDDAEDFFGDIEYDAMKPNNESKKARGKASKLLSRFSKPFNSADHKRNTNIRKILKRLEYLANQIGNLNLEKNVDEAKPSEGSRVKTSLPDEPELYGRKADEDVLMKLLMSDDVGSSKICVVPILGMGGVGKTTLAQTLFNNEGVTKMFELKAWVYVSDKFDAMAVTKSILQQVAPGEASSDMDLNLLQVNLKNKLTRKKFFIVLDDFWKDDYVQWTELMKPFDSGARGSKIIVTTRNGKVADVIGTVDAHHLRELSEDECWALFAKHASSGNSRKFIANPKLESIGREIAKKCNGLPLAAKVLGGLLRSTLDPERWVQIAKNTIWELSDKRSKVLPAALEVSYYYLPPHLKGCFAFCSIFPKGYQFQREELVLLWMAENLVMDPAGNRRMEEVGGEHFDDLVSMSFFVKIETWSGTYFVMHDLIVDLARTISGKYSCLLEQNDNIDRLEKKARHLGCVMELYTDNKIASHDFGATRLRTFLLSSRYSGISISKEEVQNLLSMLKCLRVLSFRGLHMAELSDSIGELKHLRYLDLSCTKIMTLPESITVLYNLQTLKLENCHQLKALPKGMYHLINLRHLIISGNSLVEMPSQISKLKDLKMLTTFVVGKDSGAKIEELAELQSLYGELSIKKLENVVNITKASNQVNVMEKKQLEKLCLAWTGVNDVVVDRKQGEVVLEMLSPNTVLKQLAIFNYPGEKFPNWVGNDSFRNITQVTLNGCKHCSYLPPFGKLPLLTHLSISRFNSVVTVGAEFYGNSYVGKPFPSLESLSFLHMSSWEQWHSMETEEATTYEKLKTLRINDCPKLIGDLPRFLPSLISIEIGGDKVCPLLSLPRSPHVTEMIIKNLENSESLYEAVKPSNPCCTSTFRGCLPTTLTPLYHYPPLQSLRLENCGSSFKSFHLDLFPNLKYLEIVNSHYFKAILVSDGQSLEELTYLGIRDCGSFVSFPNGGLIAPKLSEFEIINCPKLKWLPEKMTSFSALERLEMRNCPLIETFPEGGLPVSLPCLCITYFVLLRMEWNWKTLPHLTTLIIDGYGNEEDMESFPEKGLLPPTITHLGICYFAKLRGLDKNGLSQLTSLQTLYITNCPELQTLSEEGFPTSFTSLYTYQCPLVDKKYDPKKSENEEYWNKISHIPNVTFHT; the protein is encoded by the coding sequence ATGGCTGAACTTGTGATCAGCGCTGTTATCTCTGCTTCTTTTGATTTTTTGCTGAAAAGGGTGGCATCTCCTTACTTGAAGGAGTTCCTCAAAGAAAATGAAAGTTCTGTTGTTTCTGAGAGACTTTTCAAGTTGAAGTCAATGTTAAACTGTCTAGCTGCAGTTCGTTTCGAAGTGGAGAACAAGAGAATCAAAAATCCTGCTGTGGAGAAGTGGCTGGACGATCTTCTGGATGCTATCGATGATGCTGAAGACTTCTTTGGTGATATTGAATACGATGCTATGAAACCCAACAATGAGTCAAAGAAAGCTAGAGGAAAGGCAAGTAAGTTACTCTCTCGTTTCTCTAAACCTTTTAACTCAGCTGATCATAAAAGGAACACTAACATAAGAAAGATTCTAAAGAGGTTAGAGTACTTAGCTAATCAAATTGGAAACTTGAATCTTGAAAAGAATGTTGATGAGGCGAAACCATCCGAAGGTTCACGTGTGAAGACTTCTCTGCCAGATGAACCTGAACTTTATGGTAGAAAGGCTGATGAAGATGTTTTGATGAAGTTGTTGATGTCTGATGATGTAGGTAGTTCAAAGATATGTGTCGTTCCAATATTGGGAATGGGCGGGGTTGGAAAAACCACCCTTGCTCAAACCCTTTTCAACAATGAAGGAGTGACAAAGATGTTTGAACTTAAGGCATGGGTGTATGTGTCTGATAAATTTGATGCCATGGCTGTGACGAAAAGCATTCTTCAACAAGTTGCTCCAGGTGAAGCTTCAAGTGACATGGATTTGAATTTGCTTCaagttaatttgaaaaataagttaACGAGAAAGAAATTCTTTATTGTTTTAGACGATTTTTGGAAAGATGATTATGTTCAGTGGACAGAATTGATGAAGCCTTTCGACAGTGGGGCAAGAGGCAGCAAAATAATAGTAACAACAAGAAATGGCAAAGTTGCAGATGTCATTGGAACTGTTGATGCACACCATCTTAGAGAATTATCAGAAGATGAGTGTTGGGCACTATTTGCAAAGCATGCTTCTAGTGGAAACTCTAGAAAGTTTATTGCAAACCCCAAATTAGAGAGTATTGGCAGAGAAATTGCTAAGAAATGTAATGGCTTGCCTTTAGCTGCCAAAGTTCTTGGAGGCCTCTTGAGATCGACGTTGGATCCTGAGCGATGGGTACAAATAGCAAAGAATACTATTTGGGAGCTCTCAGATAAAAGGAGCAAGGTTCTGCCTGCTGCTTTAGAAGTGAGTTATTACTATCTTCCTCCACACTTGAAGGGTTGCTTCGCTTTTTGTTCAATATTCCCAAAAGGTTATCAATTTCAAAGAGAGGAGTTGGTCTTATTATGGATGGCTGAAAATCTTGTAATGGATCCCGCAGGGAATAGAAGAATGGAAGAAGTTGGTGGTGAGCATTTTGATGATTTAGTATCTATGTCATTTTTTGTGAAAATAGAAACCTGGAGTGGTACATATTTTGTCATGCATGATCTTATAGTTGATTTGGCTAGAACTATTTCTGGAAAATACAGTTGTTTGTTGGAGCAAAATGACAACATTGATAGGCTTGAGAAGAAGGCACGTCACCTTGGATGTGTCATGGAACTTTATACTGATAATAAGATAGCTAGCCATGATTTTGGAGCTACACGTTTGCGAACCTTTTTATTAAGTTCAAGATATTCTGGAATCAGTATTTCTAAGGAAGAAGTGCAGAATCTACTTTCTATGTTGAAATGTTTAAGAGTTCTATCTTTTCGTGGTCTTCATATGGCTGAGTTATCTGATTCAATTGGTGAGCTGAAACATCTTCGCTATTTAGATCTTTCTTGCACCAAGATTATGACGTTGCCTGAATCTATAACTGTATTATACAATTTACAAACACTGAAATTGGAAAATTGTCACCAACTTAAAGCTCTACCCAAAGGTATGTATCATCTCATTAATTTGAGACATCTTATTATCAGTGGAAATAGCCTAGTAGAGATGCCAAGTCAAATAAGTAAATTGAAGGATCTCAAAATGTTGACAACTTTTGTTGTGGGGAAGGATAGCGGCGCTAAAATAGAAGAGTTGGCAGAACTTCAAAGTCTATATGGAGAACTTTCCATTAAGAAGTTAGAAAATGTGGTCAACATTACAAAAGCATCGAATCAAGTCAATGTAATGGAGAAAAAGCAACTTGAAAAATTGTGTTTGGCATGGACTGGAGTTAATGATGTTGTTGTTGATCGAAAACAAGGGGAGGTTGTGCTTGAAATGCTTTCACCTAACACAGTGTTGAAGCAACTTGCAATTTTTAACTACCCTGGCGAAAAATTTCCAAATTGGGTTGGGAATGATTCGTTTAGAAACATTACTCAAGTAACTCTTAATGGGTGTAAGCATTGCTCCTATTTGCCTCCCTTTGGGAAACTTCCTCTGTTGACGCATCTTTCCATCTCAAGATTCAATTCTGTAGTGACAGTGGGTGCTGAGTTTTACGGGAATAGTTATGTGGGAAAGCCATTTCCATCATTGGAAAGTTTAAGCTTTTTGCACATGTCATCATGGGAGCAATGGCATTCAATGGAAACTGAAGAGGCAACAACATATGAGAAGCTCAAAACACTTCGGATCAATGATTGTCCTAAGCTCATCGGAGATTTGCCTCGCTTCCTTCCTTCAttaataagtattgaaattggAGGTGACAAGGTGTGTCCCTTATTAAGTCTCCCAAGATCTCCACATGTCACAGAAATGATTATTAAGAATTTGGAGAATTCAGAGTCATTGTACGAGGCAGTAAAGCCAAGTAATCCTTGTTGCACTTCTACTTTCAGAGGATGTCTGCCTACCACTCTCACTCCACTCTACCATTACCCTCCTCTTCAGTCTCTTAGGTTAGAAAATTGTGGATCATCCTTCAAATCATTCCATCTGGATTTATTTCCCAATCTCAAATATCTTGAAATTGTAAACAGCCACTACTTTAAAGCTATCTTAGTGTCTGATGGGCAATCTCTTGAGGAACTAACATATTTAGGTATCAGGGACTGTGGTAGTTTTGTATCTTTCCCAAATGGCGGACTTATTGCTCCCAAGTTAAGTGAGTTTGAGATTATTAATTGTCCTAAATTGAAGTGGTTGCCAGAGAAGATGACTTCCTTCTCAGCTTTGGAGCGTTTGGAAATGAGAAATTGTCCATTGATAGAGACTTTCCCTGAAGGTGGTTTGCCTGTTAGTTTGCCTTGTCTTTGTATAACCTATTTTGTACTTTTGAGGATGGAATGGAATTGGAAAACATTACCCCATCTTACCACTCTTATTATTGATGGATATGGTAATGAAGAAGATATGGAATCATTTCCAGAGAAAGGGCTACTGCCTCCCACTATTACCCATCTCGGTATCTGTTATTTTGCAAAACTAAGAGGCTTGGACAAAAATGGACTTTCACAACTCACCTCCTTGCAAACACTTTACATTACCAACTGCCCTGAGTTGCAGACATTGTCAGAAGAAGGCTTTCCAACCTCCTTCACCTCTTTATACACCTACCAGTGTCCTCTGGTGGACAAAAAGTACGACCCAAAGAAGAGTGAGAATGAGGAGTACTGGAACAAGATTAGTCACATTCCTAATGTCACATTTCATACATAA
- the LOC115724030 gene encoding putative disease resistance protein At3g14460 isoform X2 — protein sequence MAELVISAVISASFDFLLKRVASPYLKEFLKENESSVVSERLFKLKSMLNCLAAVRFEVENKRIKNPAVEKWLDDLLDAIDDAEDFFGDIEYDAMKPNNESKKARGKASSSKICVVPILGMGGVGKTTLAQTLFNNEGVTKMFELKAWVYVSDKFDAMAVTKSILQQVAPGEASSDMDLNLLQVNLKNKLTRKKFFIVLDDFWKDDYVQWTELMKPFDSGARGSKIIVTTRNGKVADVIGTVDAHHLRELSEDECWALFAKHASSGNSRKFIANPKLESIGREIAKKCNGLPLAAKVLGGLLRSTLDPERWVQIAKNTIWELSDKRSKVLPAALEVSYYYLPPHLKGCFAFCSIFPKGYQFQREELVLLWMAENLVMDPAGNRRMEEVGGEHFDDLVSMSFFVKIETWSGTYFVMHDLIVDLARTISGKYSCLLEQNDNIDRLEKKARHLGCVMELYTDNKIASHDFGATRLRTFLLSSRYSGISISKEEVQNLLSMLKCLRVLSFRGLHMAELSDSIGELKHLRYLDLSCTKIMTLPESITVLYNLQTLKLENCHQLKALPKGMYHLINLRHLIISGNSLVEMPSQISKLKDLKMLTTFVVGKDSGAKIEELAELQSLYGELSIKKLENVVNITKASNQVNVMEKKQLEKLCLAWTGVNDVVVDRKQGEVVLEMLSPNTVLKQLAIFNYPGEKFPNWVGNDSFRNITQVTLNGCKHCSYLPPFGKLPLLTHLSISRFNSVVTVGAEFYGNSYVGKPFPSLESLSFLHMSSWEQWHSMETEEATTYEKLKTLRINDCPKLIGDLPRFLPSLISIEIGGDKVCPLLSLPRSPHVTEMIIKNLENSESLYEAVKPSNPCCTSTFRGCLPTTLTPLYHYPPLQSLRLENCGSSFKSFHLDLFPNLKYLEIVNSHYFKAILVSDGQSLEELTYLGIRDCGSFVSFPNGGLIAPKLSEFEIINCPKLKWLPEKMTSFSALERLEMRNCPLIETFPEGGLPVSLPCLCITYFVLLRMEWNWKTLPHLTTLIIDGYGNEEDMESFPEKGLLPPTITHLGICYFAKLRGLDKNGLSQLTSLQTLYITNCPELQTLSEEGFPTSFTSLYTYQCPLVDKKYDPKKSENEEYWNKISHIPNVTFHT from the exons ATGGCTGAACTTGTGATCAGCGCTGTTATCTCTGCTTCTTTTGATTTTTTGCTGAAAAGGGTGGCATCTCCTTACTTGAAGGAGTTCCTCAAAGAAAATGAAAGTTCTGTTGTTTCTGAGAGACTTTTCAAGTTGAAGTCAATGTTAAACTGTCTAGCTGCAGTTCGTTTCGAAGTGGAGAACAAGAGAATCAAAAATCCTGCTGTGGAGAAGTGGCTGGACGATCTTCTGGATGCTATCGATGATGCTGAAGACTTCTTTGGTGATATTGAATACGATGCTATGAAACCCAACAATGAGTCAAAGAAAGCTAGAGGAAAGGCAA GTAGTTCAAAGATATGTGTCGTTCCAATATTGGGAATGGGCGGGGTTGGAAAAACCACCCTTGCTCAAACCCTTTTCAACAATGAAGGAGTGACAAAGATGTTTGAACTTAAGGCATGGGTGTATGTGTCTGATAAATTTGATGCCATGGCTGTGACGAAAAGCATTCTTCAACAAGTTGCTCCAGGTGAAGCTTCAAGTGACATGGATTTGAATTTGCTTCaagttaatttgaaaaataagttaACGAGAAAGAAATTCTTTATTGTTTTAGACGATTTTTGGAAAGATGATTATGTTCAGTGGACAGAATTGATGAAGCCTTTCGACAGTGGGGCAAGAGGCAGCAAAATAATAGTAACAACAAGAAATGGCAAAGTTGCAGATGTCATTGGAACTGTTGATGCACACCATCTTAGAGAATTATCAGAAGATGAGTGTTGGGCACTATTTGCAAAGCATGCTTCTAGTGGAAACTCTAGAAAGTTTATTGCAAACCCCAAATTAGAGAGTATTGGCAGAGAAATTGCTAAGAAATGTAATGGCTTGCCTTTAGCTGCCAAAGTTCTTGGAGGCCTCTTGAGATCGACGTTGGATCCTGAGCGATGGGTACAAATAGCAAAGAATACTATTTGGGAGCTCTCAGATAAAAGGAGCAAGGTTCTGCCTGCTGCTTTAGAAGTGAGTTATTACTATCTTCCTCCACACTTGAAGGGTTGCTTCGCTTTTTGTTCAATATTCCCAAAAGGTTATCAATTTCAAAGAGAGGAGTTGGTCTTATTATGGATGGCTGAAAATCTTGTAATGGATCCCGCAGGGAATAGAAGAATGGAAGAAGTTGGTGGTGAGCATTTTGATGATTTAGTATCTATGTCATTTTTTGTGAAAATAGAAACCTGGAGTGGTACATATTTTGTCATGCATGATCTTATAGTTGATTTGGCTAGAACTATTTCTGGAAAATACAGTTGTTTGTTGGAGCAAAATGACAACATTGATAGGCTTGAGAAGAAGGCACGTCACCTTGGATGTGTCATGGAACTTTATACTGATAATAAGATAGCTAGCCATGATTTTGGAGCTACACGTTTGCGAACCTTTTTATTAAGTTCAAGATATTCTGGAATCAGTATTTCTAAGGAAGAAGTGCAGAATCTACTTTCTATGTTGAAATGTTTAAGAGTTCTATCTTTTCGTGGTCTTCATATGGCTGAGTTATCTGATTCAATTGGTGAGCTGAAACATCTTCGCTATTTAGATCTTTCTTGCACCAAGATTATGACGTTGCCTGAATCTATAACTGTATTATACAATTTACAAACACTGAAATTGGAAAATTGTCACCAACTTAAAGCTCTACCCAAAGGTATGTATCATCTCATTAATTTGAGACATCTTATTATCAGTGGAAATAGCCTAGTAGAGATGCCAAGTCAAATAAGTAAATTGAAGGATCTCAAAATGTTGACAACTTTTGTTGTGGGGAAGGATAGCGGCGCTAAAATAGAAGAGTTGGCAGAACTTCAAAGTCTATATGGAGAACTTTCCATTAAGAAGTTAGAAAATGTGGTCAACATTACAAAAGCATCGAATCAAGTCAATGTAATGGAGAAAAAGCAACTTGAAAAATTGTGTTTGGCATGGACTGGAGTTAATGATGTTGTTGTTGATCGAAAACAAGGGGAGGTTGTGCTTGAAATGCTTTCACCTAACACAGTGTTGAAGCAACTTGCAATTTTTAACTACCCTGGCGAAAAATTTCCAAATTGGGTTGGGAATGATTCGTTTAGAAACATTACTCAAGTAACTCTTAATGGGTGTAAGCATTGCTCCTATTTGCCTCCCTTTGGGAAACTTCCTCTGTTGACGCATCTTTCCATCTCAAGATTCAATTCTGTAGTGACAGTGGGTGCTGAGTTTTACGGGAATAGTTATGTGGGAAAGCCATTTCCATCATTGGAAAGTTTAAGCTTTTTGCACATGTCATCATGGGAGCAATGGCATTCAATGGAAACTGAAGAGGCAACAACATATGAGAAGCTCAAAACACTTCGGATCAATGATTGTCCTAAGCTCATCGGAGATTTGCCTCGCTTCCTTCCTTCAttaataagtattgaaattggAGGTGACAAGGTGTGTCCCTTATTAAGTCTCCCAAGATCTCCACATGTCACAGAAATGATTATTAAGAATTTGGAGAATTCAGAGTCATTGTACGAGGCAGTAAAGCCAAGTAATCCTTGTTGCACTTCTACTTTCAGAGGATGTCTGCCTACCACTCTCACTCCACTCTACCATTACCCTCCTCTTCAGTCTCTTAGGTTAGAAAATTGTGGATCATCCTTCAAATCATTCCATCTGGATTTATTTCCCAATCTCAAATATCTTGAAATTGTAAACAGCCACTACTTTAAAGCTATCTTAGTGTCTGATGGGCAATCTCTTGAGGAACTAACATATTTAGGTATCAGGGACTGTGGTAGTTTTGTATCTTTCCCAAATGGCGGACTTATTGCTCCCAAGTTAAGTGAGTTTGAGATTATTAATTGTCCTAAATTGAAGTGGTTGCCAGAGAAGATGACTTCCTTCTCAGCTTTGGAGCGTTTGGAAATGAGAAATTGTCCATTGATAGAGACTTTCCCTGAAGGTGGTTTGCCTGTTAGTTTGCCTTGTCTTTGTATAACCTATTTTGTACTTTTGAGGATGGAATGGAATTGGAAAACATTACCCCATCTTACCACTCTTATTATTGATGGATATGGTAATGAAGAAGATATGGAATCATTTCCAGAGAAAGGGCTACTGCCTCCCACTATTACCCATCTCGGTATCTGTTATTTTGCAAAACTAAGAGGCTTGGACAAAAATGGACTTTCACAACTCACCTCCTTGCAAACACTTTACATTACCAACTGCCCTGAGTTGCAGACATTGTCAGAAGAAGGCTTTCCAACCTCCTTCACCTCTTTATACACCTACCAGTGTCCTCTGGTGGACAAAAAGTACGACCCAAAGAAGAGTGAGAATGAGGAGTACTGGAACAAGATTAGTCACATTCCTAATGTCACATTTCATACATAA
- the LOC133031567 gene encoding putative disease resistance protein RGA3 translates to MQKASFLKLGDQGGTKPTCVPGRCAAHMAGRESGRHTRVAGRWGTRGCCCFFRANGRGPRDADVGRGEEEGQMGFYVLMKLLMSDEDSSEKICVIPIVGMGGIGKTTLAQSLFNDERVKKKFESRAWVYVSDKFDSTAVTKNLLQELAPNDVGNDMTLNLVQLNLSNKLMGKKFLIVLDDVWEDDYAQWTEVMKPFNGGAKGSKIIVTTRNGKVANIIRTVDTHQLRELSEDECWALFVKHASSENSRKFTKNPNLERIGREISKKCNGLPLAAKVMGGILRSTLDVWRWEQIARNNIWELTHERSEGLPAALEVSYYYLPLHLKRCFAFCSIFPKGYQFQRQELVLLWMAENLVMRSKGNRIMEEFVDEYFDDLVFMSFFVKSKDGRGRSIFLMHDLLVDFAKNVSGKYSFLLEHML, encoded by the exons ATGCAGAAAGCTTCCTTTTTGAAGCTTGGTGACCAAGGTGGGACGAAGCCCACTTGCGTCCCTGGAAGGTGCGCCGCACACATGGCTGGTAGGGAGAGTGGGCGCCACACGCGCGTGGCTGGAAGGTGGGGAACAAGAGGCTGCTGCTGCTTTTTCCGAGCCAATGGGAGAGGGCCACGTGACGCTGATGTCGGCAGGGGAGAAGAAGAGGGCCAAATGGGCTTTT ATGTTTTAATGAAGTTGTTGATGTCGGATGAAGATAGTAGTGAGAAGATATGTGTCATTCCCATAGTGGGGATGGGTGGGATTGGGAAAACTACCCTCGCTCAATCTCTTTTCAATGATGAACGAGTGAAGAAGAAGTTTGAATCTAGAGCTTGGGTGTATGTTTCAGATAAATTTGATTCCACGGCTGTGACAAAAAATCTCCTTCAAGAATTAGCACCGAATGATGTTGGTAATGACATGACTTTGAATTTAGTTCAACTTAATTTGTCAAATAAGTTAATGGGAAAGAAGTTTTTGATTGTCTTAGACGATGTTTGGGAAGATGATTATGCGCAGTGGACAGAAGTGATGAAGCCTTTTAACGGTGGAGCAAAAGGCAGCAAAATAATAGTAACAACAAGAAATGGAAAAGTTGCAAATATCATTCGAACTGTTGATACACACCAACTTAGAGAATTATCAGAAGACGAGTGTTGGGCACTATTTGTGAAACACGCTTCTAGTGAAAACTCTAGAAAGTTTACTAAGAACCCAAATTTAGAAAGGATCGGTAGAGAAATTTCCAAGAAATGTAATGGTTTACCTTTAGCTGCTAAAGTTATGGGAGGCATCTTGAGATCAACGTTAGATGTATGGAGATGGGAACAAATAGCAAGGAATAATATTTGGGAGTTGACACATGAAAGGAGTGAGGGCCTTCCAGCTGCTTTAGAAGTGAGCTACTACTATCTTCCTCTACACTTGAAAAGGTGTTTCGCTTTTTGTTCAATATTCCCAAAAGGCTATCAATTTCAAAGACAAGAGTTGGTCTTATTATGGATGGCTGAAAATCTAGTCATGCGCTCCAAGGGGAATAGAATAATGGAAGAATTTGTCGATGAGTACTTTGATGATTTAGTATTCAtgtcattttttgtaaaatccAAGGACGGGAGAGGTAGATCTATTTTTCTGATGCATGATCTACTTGTGGATTTTGCTAAAAATGTTTCAGGAAAGTATAGTTTTTTATTAGAGCACATGTTGTGA